A portion of the Bubalus kerabau isolate K-KA32 ecotype Philippines breed swamp buffalo chromosome 1, PCC_UOA_SB_1v2, whole genome shotgun sequence genome contains these proteins:
- the LOC129642158 gene encoding olfactory receptor 6F1-like, whose translation MNVANQTRVTEFIFLGFSGVLYLRLALFVIFLTVYLLSLMGNTLIIFIVLTDSTLQTPMYIFLGNLSFLEIWYTTAMVPKLLATCLSQVVTISVSGCITQYYFFFSLGATECILLAVMAYDRYLAICSPLRYSFLMRLQVCLQFSAGSWIGGFIAPLLPTILISYLNFCGPQKINHFFCDSDPIFKLSCSDTFLVEALGYTCSSVVILSSFLLTMSSYGNIVVTIIKLSSREARKKTFSTCASHLTVVTIYYGTIIFAYVRPPAKYNFTMGKVISVFYCVVTPLVNPLVYTLRNKDVKKAFRKVLARKRLLSARHMQNI comes from the coding sequence ATGAATGTGGCAAATCAAACAAGagtaacagaatttatttttcttggattttCTGGTGTTCTCTATCTAAGGCTTGcattatttgtgatttttctcacTGTATATTTGCTCTCTCTCATGGGAAACACCCTCATCATCTTCATTGTTCTCACGGATTCCACACTTCAAACACCCATGTACATTTTTTTAGGAAATTTGTCCTTTCTAGAGATCTGGTACACAACAGCCATGGTGCCTAAATTGCTGGCCACTTGTCTCTCACAAGTTGTTACCATTTCCGTTTCTGGTTGTATAACCCAGtactacttttttttctctttgggggCTACAGAGTGCATCCTGTTggctgtgatggcctatgaccgatACCTGGCTATATGCAGCCCTCTAAGATACTCATTCCTCATGCGTCTCCAGGTATGCCTGCAGTTTTCAGCTGGATCTTGGATTGGGGGCTTCATTGCCCCTCTCCTACCTACCATACTCATCTCTTACCTAAACTTTTGTGGACCCCAGAAGATCaatcatttcttctgtgactcaGACCCAATTTTTAAACTCTCCTGCTCAGATACATTCTTGGTGGAGGCTTTGGGTTACACATGTAGCTCTGTTGTGATTCTAAGTTCTTTTCTTCTCACTATGTCATCCTATGGGAATATTGTGGTCACAATAATCAAGCTATCTTCCCGAGAGGCTCGGAAGAAAACTTTCTCCACCTGCGCCTCCCACCTCACTGTGGTCACCATCTATTATGGCACCATTATCTTTGCCTATGTTCGTCCTCCAGCCAAGTACAACTTTACCATGGGTAAAGTGATTTCAGTATTCTACTGTGTAGTCACTCCGTTGGTAAATCCTCTTGTATACACCCTAAGAAACAAAGATGTGAAGAAAGCTTTCAGGAAAGTTCTAGCACGAAAGAGGTTGCTCTCGGCCAGACACATGCAGAATATTTGA